In a single window of the Olivibacter sp. SDN3 genome:
- a CDS encoding YgcG family protein — MIKATHFLFLSFVLLLPLNILRAQDFPPRANTLVTDFTNTLSNDERQQLENKLVAFDDSSSTQIAVVVMTSVGDYDIADYGVRLAQQWGIGTKSKDNGILLLVAKNDRKVTIQTGYGVEGAVPDAIAFQIIRNIISPAFRGGNYYQGLDGATDALIAYTKGEFKANPKKGGGRGGAGGLIATVIIFAVIISLISSKGGGKGGGGQVIGGRGSSDLFWMTLLGSAMGRSSRGRGGFGGGGFGGGGSFGGGGGFGGFGGGGFGGGGASGSW, encoded by the coding sequence ATGATCAAAGCTACTCACTTCCTCTTTTTATCCTTTGTCCTGTTACTGCCGCTCAATATTTTGCGTGCTCAGGATTTTCCACCAAGAGCTAATACTTTAGTTACCGACTTTACCAATACCTTAAGCAACGATGAGCGCCAGCAATTGGAAAACAAGCTGGTTGCTTTTGACGATAGTTCTTCGACTCAAATAGCCGTCGTGGTTATGACTTCCGTTGGCGATTACGATATTGCAGATTACGGTGTTCGACTGGCACAGCAATGGGGCATTGGCACAAAAAGCAAGGATAATGGCATCTTACTTTTGGTAGCAAAGAACGATCGTAAAGTTACTATTCAAACCGGGTATGGCGTAGAAGGGGCAGTACCTGATGCCATAGCCTTCCAGATTATCCGTAATATTATCAGCCCGGCTTTTCGGGGTGGTAATTACTATCAAGGGCTCGACGGTGCAACAGACGCCCTGATAGCATATACGAAAGGTGAATTTAAGGCCAATCCCAAGAAAGGTGGAGGCCGTGGAGGGGCTGGTGGATTGATTGCCACCGTAATTATTTTTGCAGTGATCATCAGTCTAATTTCCAGTAAGGGCGGTGGTAAAGGCGGTGGAGGTCAGGTAATCGGTGGCCGTGGAAGCTCCGATTTATTCTGGATGACATTGCTGGGAAGTGCAATGGGAAGAAGCAGTCGTGGACGAGGAGGTTTTGGCGGTGGTGGTTTTGGCGGCGGAGGTAGCTTTGGTGGTGGGGGCGGCTTTGGTGGTTTTGGTGGTGGGGGCTTCGGTGGCGGGGGTGCCAGCGGCAGTTGGTAG
- a CDS encoding TPM domain-containing protein, which produces MDIFNSEEQERVSHAIGLAEANTSGEIRVCVEHYCKQDALERATECFHELGMHKTNQRSGVLIYLSVDDHKFAIIGDHGIHTKVEPDFWDSTKEKMLTHFKSADLISGLVAGIQCAGEKLQILFPKAHDDINELPNDIVFMNRNKQ; this is translated from the coding sequence ATGGATATTTTTAACAGTGAAGAGCAGGAGCGTGTATCACATGCCATAGGTTTGGCAGAAGCCAATACATCGGGCGAAATAAGAGTATGTGTGGAACATTATTGTAAGCAGGATGCACTTGAGCGCGCAACGGAATGCTTCCATGAATTAGGAATGCATAAAACCAATCAACGTAGCGGCGTACTCATTTACCTATCTGTTGATGACCATAAATTTGCTATCATTGGCGACCATGGCATACACACGAAGGTTGAGCCAGATTTTTGGGATTCCACCAAGGAAAAGATGTTGACCCATTTTAAATCCGCAGATCTCATCAGTGGTCTCGTTGCTGGTATCCAATGTGCGGGAGAAAAACTCCAGATTTTATTTCCCAAGGCACATGACGATATCAATGAGTTACCAAATGATATTGTATTTATGAACCGTAATAAACAATAA
- a CDS encoding LemA family protein translates to MIKKFIFGLVGLLATLSLSSCGYNSMVKLDENVQSKWAEVENAYQRRADLIPNLVNTVKGAANFEQQTLTNVVEARAKATSINIDPSNLTPEAIKQFEDAQGALTGSLSRLMAVAENYPELRATENFQGLQAQLEGTENRIAVARRGFNEATQQYNATIRSFPNNLMAGIFGFKSKGYFTSQAGADQAPEVQF, encoded by the coding sequence ATGATTAAGAAGTTTATTTTTGGACTAGTTGGCTTGCTTGCCACATTGTCATTAAGCTCATGCGGCTATAACAGCATGGTTAAATTGGATGAGAATGTACAATCGAAGTGGGCGGAAGTTGAAAATGCGTATCAACGTAGAGCAGATCTCATACCAAATCTAGTTAATACCGTAAAGGGTGCTGCCAATTTTGAACAGCAGACACTCACCAATGTAGTTGAAGCACGCGCAAAAGCTACATCCATTAACATAGATCCTTCCAACCTAACCCCTGAAGCTATTAAGCAATTTGAAGATGCCCAGGGAGCGTTAACCGGATCGCTAAGCCGTCTGATGGCTGTAGCGGAAAATTACCCAGAATTAAGGGCAACGGAAAACTTTCAGGGTTTACAGGCTCAATTAGAGGGTACGGAAAACAGAATTGCTGTTGCACGCCGAGGGTTTAACGAAGCTACCCAACAGTATAACGCTACTATTCGTTCCTTTCCAAACAACTTGATGGCCGGAATCTTCGGTTTTAAGTCGAAAGGATACTTTACATCGCAGGCAGGAGCAGACCAAGCACCAGAGGTACAATTTTAA